In Arctopsyche grandis isolate Sample6627 chromosome 13, ASM5162203v2, whole genome shotgun sequence, one DNA window encodes the following:
- the Arl6IP1 gene encoding ADP-ribosylation factor-like 6 interacting protein 1 → MDSLAADQEKQLKKIKRKLESWREVILPLHSVLTWDQKWYPGVTFGSISIIYLFLWFLDPPIITLLSTLGMMLSVMDFLVPTLITKFYPSSSWTKNEEKLFEEICKSIVYHYNWMYITFHSFYKMRETSPRVYYILLISMLSVSAWIGATTNNVFIMYMVTLFLGLLPGLLCNEKFSVYMGQFIHFINKFLQSQKKD, encoded by the exons ATGGATTCGCTTGCTGCAGACcag GAAAAGCAACTGAAGAAGATCAAGAGAAAGCTTGAAAGTTGGCGGGAAGTTATTTTACCCCTGCACTCCGTTCTCACATGGGATCAAAAATGGTATCCGGGCGTTACATTCGGCTCTATCAGCATCATCTACCTGTTTCTATGGTTTCTCGACCCTCCAATCATTACTCTGCTATCGACCTTGGGTATGATGTTGTCTGTGATGGATTTTCTCGTCCCGACACTAATAACGAAATTTTATCCATCGAGCTCGTGGACTAAGAACGAGGAAAagttatttgaagaaatttgcaAGAGCATCGTATACCACTACAATTGGATGTACATAACATTCCACTCGTTCTATAAAATGAGAGAAACCAGCCCGAGAGTG TATTACATACTATTGATCTCTATGCTGAGCGTATCAGCCTGGATCGGCGCCACCACCAACAATGTCTTCATCATGTATATGGTGACACTATTCCTCGGCCTATTACCTGGTCTACTATGTAATGAAAAATTCAGCGTTTATATGGGACAGTTTATTCATTTTATCAACAAATTTTTACAGTCTCAAAAGAAAGACTAA